A window of Thermococcus sp. LS1 genomic DNA:
AAGAAGAGGGCGTCTTCTGGGAGGACGTCGGAAACATAGCGAGGAAGCTCGGAAGGGAGGAGCTGGCAAAGGAAGCCTACCAGAAGTTCCTCGAGTACTGCCTCAAGGAGGCCGAAGAAGATCCGATGTGGTGGAAGCACGTCGCTGAGGCCTACGAGTACCTCGGCGAGAAGGAAAAGGCCGAAGAGGCAAAGAAGAAGTACGAGGAGTACAGGGCAAAAATAATGAAGGCGAACGAGGAGACCTCAAAGTTCCCAGGGGAAAAGTAATCCCCTATTCCTTTTCTTGGAGGTGAGAAATTGTCAGGGGATAAACAACCAAAGGAGAGACCAAAGCTTAATATCCTCAAGCTGTCAAAGATGCCCATAGGGCTCGTGATGGAGAAGAACTTCCTCAGGCTTTCTCCCGATGATAAAATAGAGAAGCTCATAAAGGAGCTCGAGCATCCAACCTGCGCCGTCGTCATCGATGACGATGGAAAGCTCCTCGGATTCATTTCGATCGACGAGATAATCAACCTCATAATCCCCCCCTCAGACTACATTCTCGTGGGACTTGACGCAATCAAGGAGGCACACTTCGACTGGGACAGACCAGTGAAAGACATAATGAACCCCAGACCAATAATCCTCAGTCCGAACGACAGCCTCGGCTATGCCCTCGAAATGATGCTTGAAACCGGTATCAAGCAGTTTCCAGTTGTTGATAAGAAAAAGACCGTCCTAGGAACGTTTTCCGCCCAGAGTATTGTGAGGATTCTCAGGGTATTTGCCAGGTGAGTTCGTATGGAACTCGAGCTGATACTCTACCTAGCCCTCATGCTCGCAGTTGCCGAGACCTTTGGATGGATATTCGCAAGGATAGAGCAACCAGTTGTCCTAGGCCAGATTATCGGCGGCATACTGCTCGGCATGTTCTTTCCCCCAACTACAGAAGTGAAGGATATTTCAATGCTCGGTGTCCTGCTCCTCCTCTTCCTGGCAGGTCTGGAAAGTAGCGTTGATGAGCTAAAGGAAGCTGGTAAGGCTGG
This region includes:
- a CDS encoding CBS domain-containing protein, with translation MSGDKQPKERPKLNILKLSKMPIGLVMEKNFLRLSPDDKIEKLIKELEHPTCAVVIDDDGKLLGFISIDEIINLIIPPSDYILVGLDAIKEAHFDWDRPVKDIMNPRPIILSPNDSLGYALEMMLETGIKQFPVVDKKKTVLGTFSAQSIVRILRVFAR